Proteins found in one Methanofollis fontis genomic segment:
- a CDS encoding metallophosphoesterase family protein: MNLRHSMTQPPKKTRKISPDTLTFIHTADLHLGSPLTGIRAMDENMAEKLTQASYRALDRIVDLAIRDEVDFVLIAGDLYDSKRQQIYEQLKLLHALERLDSHGILVYIACGNHDPHSAWSRSLKWPKNVHIMAEDGPEVVFFEKDGERKAAIVGVSYPRSSVWENLAATFPEKEDDWPFTIGLLHGTLGSSTGEHVSYAPCSEEDLAARGYDYWALGHIHKPAVVHQTYPTIVYPGIPQGRDIGESGPRGCYYVVVRPDGTIEPTFVETAEICWEDTILSIEGIETLDELDSAILEALDEIREERGGRQVCCRLTLTGRGEVHRPLREKKAAEGLADHLREVEPEVYIDRITDNTALPIDRETLVQREDLVGDILRISDGLQQNPHAAETLKPLFQDLFTDKRGKKCDPVSPEEIPDLFREAETYLLDLLNPEEEKA; this comes from the coding sequence ATGAATTTGAGGCATAGCATGACACAACCCCCGAAAAAAACTCGAAAAATATCTCCAGACACACTTACCTTCATCCACACCGCAGACCTCCACCTCGGCAGTCCACTCACTGGCATCAGGGCTATGGATGAGAATATGGCCGAAAAACTTACCCAGGCATCATACCGTGCCTTAGACCGGATCGTTGACCTGGCGATCAGGGACGAGGTCGATTTCGTCCTGATCGCAGGCGATCTGTATGACAGTAAGAGGCAGCAGATCTATGAGCAACTCAAACTCCTCCACGCCCTTGAGAGGCTTGATAGTCACGGTATCCTGGTCTACATCGCCTGCGGCAACCATGATCCACATAGCGCCTGGTCCCGGTCTCTCAAGTGGCCCAAAAATGTTCATATTATGGCAGAGGATGGTCCCGAGGTTGTTTTCTTCGAAAAAGATGGAGAAAGGAAGGCGGCCATTGTGGGGGTGAGTTATCCTAGGTCTTCGGTCTGGGAGAACCTCGCTGCGACGTTCCCGGAGAAAGAAGACGACTGGCCCTTCACCATCGGTCTCCTACACGGCACGCTCGGCAGCAGTACTGGCGAACACGTCTCCTATGCCCCCTGCTCAGAGGAAGATCTGGCCGCGAGGGGCTATGACTATTGGGCCCTCGGTCACATCCACAAACCTGCGGTAGTCCACCAGACCTACCCAACAATCGTCTACCCTGGCATCCCACAGGGGCGTGACATTGGGGAGTCTGGTCCACGGGGGTGCTACTATGTTGTGGTCAGACCAGATGGCACCATCGAGCCCACCTTTGTGGAGACTGCAGAGATCTGCTGGGAGGATACCATCCTCTCTATTGAAGGCATCGAAACGCTCGACGAACTCGACTCCGCCATCCTGGAGGCTCTCGACGAGATACGGGAGGAGAGGGGCGGCCGTCAGGTCTGCTGTCGCCTCACCCTCACCGGCCGGGGAGAGGTCCACCGCCCTCTCAGGGAGAAGAAAGCGGCCGAAGGCCTTGCCGACCATCTCAGGGAAGTCGAGCCAGAGGTTTATATCGACCGGATCACCGACAACACGGCCCTGCCCATCGACCGCGAGACGCTCGTCCAGCGGGAGGACCTCGTCGGGGATATCCTGCGGATCTCTGACGGCCTCCAGCAGAACCCACATGCTGCAGAGACTCTCAAACCCCTTTTTCAGGATCTGTTCACTGATAAGAGAGGAAAAAAGTGTGATCCCGTCAGTCCTGAAGAGATCCCCGACCTGTTCAGAGAGGCCGAAACCTATCTCCTCGACCTCCTGAACCCGGAGGAGGAGAAAGCATGA